From the genome of Thermosynechococcus sp. NK55a:
CCACCCCTCTATGAGCCGCCGAAAACCGATGCTCGCTTTTGCCAATATCGCCAACCCCTACCTCCAGAGTTAGTGGTGCTGGTCCCCAGTGGCCAACCCCATGGGGTGCTTTCAGTCTTACCCCCCTTTCCCCACGAGGTTTCCAGTGAAGTAGCACAGTTAATGGCCACCCTAGAGCAGATGTACAGCAGTGCCAGTCTTGCCGCCTGTCGCTTGGCCATGAGTGAACCCCCTGGAGTAGCAAGTGACCAATGAGACCAAGCCAGTATGACGGTTACAGCGAAAGTCTTAAACATGGTCTCAAAGTAGAGGCCGTTTTCCTAGAATTGGCCCGCAAGCAGGGATTCCAAGTTCACCACACCAGCGAAGCTGCTGATATAGCTAGGTTGATCGCCCCCCTCCAGTTGGCCAACCTATGAAGGCCCTAAAAAATAAAAAATATCAGGGCAAATATCCTGCCCTCCTGGTCGAAACCCATCTTCCCCTTCCGAGCAATGGCGAGGGGCTCAACCCCCAGCAGATTTGCCCTTTTGCCAAATAAATTCAAGCGGTTACATCCCCTTAGCCCAGCGATCGCCCAACCTGTCAACAATATCCACCATTTCTGAATTGCTCCAACCCGCCAGTAAATGGCCAGCAATGGCACAGCCCCCCGCACCCACGCCTTCCTTGACAAATCCCTGTTCATAGGCCCGCAGGGCAGAGTGACGGGATGAGCTGAAGTCAAGTTGAGTGTAAATGAGTGGACACTGGACACGCTCAGCCAAGCGGTGAATCTGAGCCGTTTGGTCTTCAATCAGCCAACGAGTTGTGCCCACCACAATTTGTTCCGGATGCCAAGGAAGCTGACGCCACTGGGCGATCGCCCGCCCAAACGCATAGACTGCGATCATTTGCGATCCCCCCGCCAGCAAAACACCACAGGTTTGACTGGCCCGCAGGGCCATAGCAGCGACCACCACCTGCATTGGATCGCCAATGGCCGCTACACAGGTGAAGGGGTTTGCCTTAGGAGGGAGATGGGCCAGCCCCTTTTGAACGAGTGACCACTTTTGGGTATGGTTGCTTTGGCGATGGCTACTGCCGACACAATCGCGAGCGGGGATGCCCAGGCTTTCACAGAGGGCAAGGGCAGTGGTTGTGCCCGCCACGACGCATTCAGCAATGATTAGCCATGGATATTGGCTGCTGAGCTTGGCACCCCAAGACCATCCCTGTTCCCAGAGGTGCGCTACCATTTGCGCTGTCATCGCCTGACCCGTGGTTAGGCAGCGAGCTGGTGTGCCCCCCAAATCAATCATCTCGGGCAAACGCGGTAGGGGTAAACCCGCATCAAAGACGTAAAGGGGCAACGCCAAAGCCTCAATGAGGGCACGACTAATCAGGGCCGGGGAAGCACCCGCCGCCAGGGGCGGTAGGGCATAGTGGTAGTGGGGTTGAATGCCTCGCAGGAGGAACTCACCATCGGCCAAGGCGGTGATTTGGCGATCGCCGGCGGTTTGACCCGCTGCCGAGATCCCGGGAATTAATGCCGTCTCTGTAAATCCAAGAACACAGACTAGGGCAGGAAAGTCTTGGTGCTGGCGGTGGCGATCGCGCCAAGCACCCGCGATGGATTCTCCAGTTGCAACGCCAATCATCCTAAGCGAACCGACTG
Proteins encoded in this window:
- the cobT gene encoding nicotinate mononucleotide-dependent phosphoribosyltransferase CobT, which translates into the protein MIGVATGESIAGAWRDRHRQHQDFPALVCVLGFTETALIPGISAAGQTAGDRQITALADGEFLLRGIQPHYHYALPPLAAGASPALISRALIEALALPLYVFDAGLPLPRLPEMIDLGGTPARCLTTGQAMTAQMVAHLWEQGWSWGAKLSSQYPWLIIAECVVAGTTTALALCESLGIPARDCVGSSHRQSNHTQKWSLVQKGLAHLPPKANPFTCVAAIGDPMQVVVAAMALRASQTCGVLLAGGSQMIAVYAFGRAIAQWRQLPWHPEQIVVGTTRWLIEDQTAQIHRLAERVQCPLIYTQLDFSSSRHSALRAYEQGFVKEGVGAGGCAIAGHLLAGWSNSEMVDIVDRLGDRWAKGM